TTTCTCAAAGTTGCATTTGGGAGTTTTAGtcaattgattaattttttttaatataatttgcTTGTACATACTGTTTGATCAAATATTCTCCTTTCTTCAATAATATTATACACACATATCACTAAACATATCTTTGGCACTTTTTATGTTTCTTCGATAAATTCTGGATTTGGTTCAGCCATTACTTATGAAATGTTCCCTATGATTATTTCTAAGAATCAGAAAAATAAGAAAGAAAACAAATAGAACAAACATGACATAAATAAGAAATTAAAGTAATTATTAAAAGTAGTACTATGCAAACACCTTTTCTTTTTCTCCAGCCCATATATGCATGTAGTTTTTGAGTTTGGGTAATTAAGCATGAATATATATACCTTATAAATGACTGTAAAAGCCAGCTATATGTACAATAAAGCATTTATCCACTTTTTCTACCTAGGATATATAGAATGGTCCAACATATAGTTGAAGTTTTTATTTTTTGCACTGACGACTACCTTGATTGGTTTAATCATACACAAGTATATATCATTGATATATAACTACATGATTACTAAAGGTGTGACTAGTACAACTCCCTTCACTAACTAAAATGTTCAGTGTGTGGTATGCATTTAACTAACTTGCGTGTCGGCTGACAAAGACAGCACGTGTTCGTAAATTCGCCATTCCTTTTACTTTTCTTTCGCGTGCAACATGGTAAGATTCTTAGAAATATCATCTTCACATAAAGAATTAAAATATATATGAATTGTagtgtatttaaatttaaagaataatatatatattgaTAAGTGATAGAGACATATATTGCTTTTTTTGTTGCACATAATTAGAAATCAGGTTTATATACAGCTTCCCAAAGAACTTGCACACGGATTCATCAACAATTCTATTCAGAGACTGGAGTTTCTCATCTTTCTTTACAGGAAACTTTACACTGCCAGATCTGCAGTACTACCAAAGGCACATGATAGTTTTAATCGATTTGAGTTCATTTTTGTGATCTATACCTTTCGAATCGAAGTACTATAACAGATTGAATTTGCAGGTATTAATTAGCCTTCACTTGTAATGATCTCAAACCATACATGCTTGTTCTTGTTCATCTTCTCAACTTTCATTATTTTcttcttttaatcataaaatataGCATATTAATTTAGATCTTGACTACAAAACCCTAGTTTTCTATTCTTATCTTCAAGAATTAATCATCAATCATCTACTTGTAATCTTCCTAATTCATAATGGATGCTGGAATAACTACTCGTTGTTAATGTTTGTTATAGTATATACAGTATAAGTGAAGACATTTCTTGATATTGAACTTCGAGTGTTTGATTAACTTAGAGTAATTGGTATAACCTAAACGTTCCAAATTAATTCCACATAATCAATTATCAAAGAAATCAAGTACATATATATACATGAAGATAAGTAACGGTTGAACAGTTGTGTATTTAGCTGCTTTTTTGCAGCCAGATGGTGCAAGAAGTAAGATGTTCAACAATACTTCAGAAGGAAAAGACGTTCGAGCAAAGCAAGAAGgcagcagcaatgagcatataTTTCCGAAGCATACATCAACTTCAAGACAATGGGCAGGTTTTAAGAACCCACGAATCGTAAGAGTGTCTAAGGATTTTGGAGGGAAAGATAGGCATAGCAAGGTATGCACTGTAAAAGGATTAAGGGACCGAAGAATTAGACTTTCTGTTCCTACAGCTATTCAATTGTATGATCTTCAAGATAGGTTAGGGTTAAACCAACCTAGCAAGGTTATAGATTGGTTGCTAGATTCAACTAAAGATGATATTGATAAGCTTCCACCACTCCAAATGATACCTGGAGATCTCAATCAATTCCATCAAGCACCGACGACCTTTATTCCTCAAGATTTGAATTCACCTCAAATTTCTTTCTCTCACTTCCTAACTAATCCAAATGCAACCTTTGTTAAAGATGTTGGAAACCGAACCTTACTGTATACCAAACAAGGAATGAAGCTTGACAACGATCATGGCATCAATGGAGACAATCAGAGAATGAAAGGGAAGGAAGCAGTAGTTGAAAACAAGTGGAACGAGCAAGAAAATGGAGATGGAAATGGAGGTTTGAACTTTTTTCCCATACCTCAATACTCTTACCCTGGATTGTTTCCATACAACCCTTCATATAATTGGGAACCGAATTCAAATGTAGCAATATCTCAGTTTGGGAACCAAGGGCTAATTTCTTCTCATACTGATCCTTCAATGGCTCTTCCATCTGCATCTCAGTTTCTCTTCTGTCCTCCTTCAGCCATCACACCCCCAGCTTTCTCTCCCTATCTGATGCCCACTTTAGGAGAGAATTATGATCTTGCTAGACAAAATAATAACTTCCATTTGGTTAGCTCAAGTTCCCCAAATGTACAACCAAATTTTCTTTTGCCACTACTTAACGCCAATGATTCTCAAGAGAGAGTACCCTTCAGCTTGGATGCACATCCGAATGTACGTTCACAGAAGAATGTTGATAGCTGATAGAGTGATAACCCATAATCATTCACATGCTTCCTAGCTTTCCTTacacaatacatatatatatgatttCTTGTAAGTAGATTTGAACGGTGTGTAATATAAATATGGAGACTATATTTAGCAGTTACATGATGTttgctttatttattttgaaattagACGAATATGGCGTTGTTTAGACtattataatataattaatatatgttatTAAAAATAGTTATATTGGtatcattttgaaataatatttttttacattGTAAGTACTTTAAATATAGAATaaaatagatatatatatatattcaaactaACTCATCTCAagagtatttatttttaaatagtttaaaatttcatttacttttgattttttatattatttactaTTATGCTCATTAATCAATTTGTATAGTTATCTTTTAGAATTGTATTAGCTtaattaatgatatatatatatccaaacatGCGTTTGTTCTCTAACAATAGTAATTAGATCTATTATTTTTCCTCATAAAATACATCAATAACTATTTTTTTCCATTCACCTACACAAATAAAAATTTGCAATCTATATATAATATCAGTGAAAAAAATACTTAATTACAAGTTTACATAGTGACGAATGTAAGTAATGAAGTCATTTTACCTAGAGAATATCATAACACCGAATATACTTCATGACTGCATGATCGTCAAGCATATAAGTCAGATTTCAAGTTATCGGTTTGATGTTTGTCACTTAAACGAATTGTATTACTTTTGTTAATTAGTTTTTTGGTTATTTGGGTCCATTGTAAACAAATTCGGTTTTTTACTTGAATAACACACTAAATCCAAATTGTTGCATTCGTCTTCTCTTACTCACATAATCTCATCAACTTGTTTAATATCATCTTGGTTATTATATTTTGGCAGCCATTCACTTGGTTAAGCTTTGCACTTGCGTACATTGAGTCATGtgaatatatcatatatcatacattAATATAGAGATATACAATATAGAGTGAAACATATGTAAATACTTATTTGAGTAAAAATATTGAATCATTCAAGTCATGTttttaatgaattaattaaacataatattttaactttttcaaaTTAAAAGTATTTATATAACTAATCATCACATTTTAAACCTATAACGTATTTATTCAGCTAAAAAAATTAAGCAAACAGGCTTAATAAAAAATGCTCTAAGAATGAGCAATCCTGTCATTCTACTCAATTGGAAGAATTAATAATTAGAATCCTAGTTAAAATTTGaaagtaaaatataaaaaaataattaaaaaaaaatcttctaGGTAGATGAATATATGGTTGAAATGTATTATCACTCTAGGTTTTGGTTTTATTTGAGATGTGAGAACCAACCTATGAAACAAACAAATAGAATACAAAAACTtcatcaaaatttaaaaaaaacattaataataagaataaaaacCCTATAAGTATTAAACCAATAACAAACCTTGTAACAAACGAGTCCAAATTTTTTTGTAATAATACATCTATTAGTATTCTCTGTATGGAAACGAAATTATATATACACATAGGTAAAGATATTATGATGAATCCTTTAGAATACAATGgtcatgaaatatatatatatatatatatatatatatatatatatatatatatatatatatatatatatatataaaagttaaaaaGTGAACATgatttaatcaatttgtttcataaaataccattaagtatatatataagttataaaacttttgaatgATTCTCATCAtgtggaaaatgaaaattttcagagGTGACATTATAATGGAAAAGAAAATGTCTTCTTTATAAATATACTACACAATATTTCGCGTATTATGCAGttataattaaaatattgataaatatatgttattcaaataaatatatacttTTTAGTAAGTTTAAATTAATAATTCTTAAACTAATTTAGTATAAAATAttttaagtattttaaataaatgatAAGAATTATCAAAAATGAATGTATGAAGTTACTTTTTGTAATGGATTTATGAATATCAAATAACAGACCtcatattattatatttaaaattgcATCATCTAAATATTCCCTACTTATGAAAATCAAAATAAACTCAATTTAAATAgacatattttatttttaatgatttttaaaaCTATCTTTTGATACAtgctttatatttaatattttattaaaacttttaGTATTTTAATTTACTTTAGACTGTctgttttatggaaaatattactattataaaatgtaatttttaactaatttttttttgttaatttgacaTTTTAATTTAGATCATCCATTTAaacattttaactattaaaaaaaaGAGGTTTTTAgtatattataaaaaatatattttgaatTTTACATCATATTTAGTTAACAAACTGAGTatattatattgaaattaaataattaatattgaaattacAATAATATTTGATTCaatgtattaatttaaaaaaagttgaaaatttgaGCGTTCTAAATTAATAtggttgacaaaatatgatatatatatatatatatatatatatatatatatatatatatatatatatatatatatatatatatatatatatatatatatatatatatatatatatatatacaccgagTGTCATATATGGATCATAATATTTGGATTTTAATTAGCGAAGAAATGAAGATTAAGGCTTTAATTCCATCATCTACTAGAAGTTTGTATTTAATTTCTGCTACCTTTGTAAGATAAGCATTGTTATTACATTGAATCAATTAAATTCACAAAGTGAACAATTATATATAGGGTTAGTCTAAGTAAACTAAGAATGATAAATAAGGTATTGTTgaataaaaaaactaataattACAACAAAAAAAAGGTAAAAGAAGAAAAAGGTGtgtgggtatatatatatatatatatatatatatatatatatatatatatatatatatatatatatatatatatatatatatatatatatatatatatatatatatatatatatatatgttatctgCAAAAGCATATACATGATTATAAGAAAAATGTAACATTAATCAAGAGGCATCTTAAGATATGCACATGTCCTTAAATAACATTAGGCCTAACCTTAATATATACTAAAACattgttttgtttttaatttaaggttttatttttattaaaaatacgaATATATCATTATTCATGATTTTTATGTTCTACCAATAGACATTTGTATATGTGTATATTatattaaactatttttctttgtttattaACTATGAAAGAACCCGGTTTTGTGGGGTTGTGTGTTTCTTAAATCAATAGAATGATGCATTTTGAATCTTTATCACATATAAGAGGTTCTATTGGTATTTGTGGATGTTGACCCAGTTGATATAGGAAAAAGAAACCTACAAACCACAAGAAATGAATTGATTTTTAGTTGGATGGAATGAAATTTGTTATATTTAGATAGTCATCTTTCATTCTTTCCTAAATCCTCCATgtcatattaaaaaatatattaagttCTTTCCTAAATCCTCCATgtcatattaaaaaatatattaagttattataaaaaaaaattaaacaaaagccAATCTAAAACTTGGCTGCCTATGTTTTTCTGCATGTAAATATGAGTTGAGAACATTCAACAAAGTTACCAAACAATTTTCAATACTTAATGCTACAAATGCCCAAACTAAAAGAGTTTATTTTATTACAATTTCAGTTCAAAATACCCTTGTACATTTTAAACTATAaatgttcaaaaaaaaattgtaatagaatattagaatattgtaACAAATCTAACAATTCAAGTAGAATATTAAAGTATTTTAACATATCTACCAATTTTGgcagaatattctaacattctaaaaattcgATTTGATTCTTTACAatttaatattctattagaatatttcacttaTATTTCGAGAATACGGTaacttattttgttttatttaattattttgataaattaaataacgaaaataatatttaaaaaaataattttcagaattttgaatttttttttgcaatttatATACCACTATTATAAATCGCCATATCATCTGTCTCTTTTAAAAAATTCAATTAACATATTTCAAAAAGGTTATGCAATTTGTTTTTAAGTCCCAAATAACCTACTCAAATGGCTTATTAAGATATTGTGCGATCACTTTTGTATTTCAAACACTATCCCACATCACCTCAGCATAAATGAAAACGAAGGAAATGAATCTATAAAGCAAAATAATTAACAGATTATTGCTATGTTTGTATCAATTCCAACATCCGTTGTGTGACCATATAAATAGGTGGGAACTTGACATAAGTTATGATATGCCAAAGTATAtaatttttaagatttttttggTATTTGGCTTAATTAGTTTCAAAGTTTTTAGTAAGTGGTTACCCGGAACCGGTTCCGGTCCTAGCGGTTCTGGGAGCGGTTCCAAAGTTTTAGGAACTGATGTAATCGGTTTCGACATCCTAGGAACCACCGGTTTCGGTTCCAATTCCGTTTCCAGTAAATTTGGCTAGGTACCCACCTTTGCTCACCCCTACTTAATCTAGACTGACATGACTCTTGTTATGTTAAAATTGGTGAAATATATATTTTggaatgtaagagtaaaatggtcatttaatctCTCATTCAAACGCTTCAAAAAAAGAAACAGATTTTGTGTACACAAGTAACAAAACTTCTTATTCTTCTTACATAATGcatattatataatattattataaatgaAACAATGATCTAAAGACGGGCTATCTAGAAACAAGCAACATACTTGGAACAATTTAAAAATAGTTTTAGGAAGGAAATGCTAAAATGTAATCTCGAACATTTTTAGATTTAAAAgaatctttttctttttcaggGTCATTTGTGCAATAGATATtactaagcattaatataaataattaaaaaggatATGTGGATCTCCTACTATCGGTTAAACACAACATACCTCTCTAGTGGTATCGATTTCTATGTGAAATTGAAGTAGTTATTGTATGTATACCTTGTTTTctaattagataaacaaatatgACTAgccaaacataaaaatgttatctttatgtaggaaaaataatttagttaactaacaaattaaataatataagtttaagaattaggattttcaaaacattaatatttttattaatcaatcaattaagtaatacatattgaaatttttacaattattattaaaaagtatttgaaatattagattttaaatgaattttggttgaactattttgatatatatatatatatatatatatatatatatatatatatatatatatatatatatatatatatatagagagagagagagagagagagagaccaaaagtataacatatgtatgagttttaattaattatctttttgaaacagtacaattataaaacaaaaaaaaaaacatatttaaaatatttaattaaatattttcgacatcaccctataaaacatatgatcaatatattaatGATTAAACCGCAATATACAATGACTTtattacaataatccaaaaacgaagaaaatataaaaacgaattagtataacaaacttacaaattaaaagctttaatataataacatattttcaaaaatggtcataagacctcaacccaacacaaaaacctctaagtttgttttctttctgaaatttgtatatgatttgtatgtatgTCTTCCCAAAAGACTGGCCTTTATATAGTAATATTTTCACTAagtgctaattaaacataatataagttataaaacttttgagtgttaaatcataattaagaaaacttttgagttgcattagttaaaaaagggggtttcaaatgcatgagattcaagaaaaaatgctagctttataaagTACGTATTATGATTACTTTGTCATTCTGTATCCAACCACTTTACTGATACAGATACAAGACGTAGAGTAGAGGTTGTTCCTTTTTTAACCTCATCAGGTCCTGTATAGATATAGATGAAGCAAAGCAGGTGAATCCTAATGGAAGACCGGTATCTAAAATGAAAAAGATTAATAAAAaagttattttatgaaaaattataaaaaaaaaagtttcttgAATTGGAGAATGTGATCACTTACAGAAACAACAACACCATGTAAGAGTATGATTAAATCTGATTTATCTCTGGTTCTTTAGATACATATAATGAGCATTTAGGATTAGCCAAAAGTGCctacaaaaataacaaaattataaaGTTGAACATTTGAAATTGCTAAAAATTTGGTAATGAGTAGAAAATATTATCAATATAGGCAATTCCTATAACAAGAGGTAAAGATATATGGAGTAACAAAGTGAATTattttaaatttgagttttgtttACAAACCTTTGTATGAGCTGCCAAATTACTGATTGCTAATATTGGAGATCTGTTGATATCACATGCAAAATCCACTGTTGAACCAGAAGGATAACTACATGATAAATATATGTTTGCTGATACTTAGTATTAAAAAGAACCTCCAAACACCAATGAAATATCTAATTACTTCAATAGAGTGATTATCTATTTGGTAATAATTAAGTTGTAAGTAAGATGACTCCATCATACTTCCTAATTTAAGTAAAATAGTATAATAGTCTATTGTTAAATTGAACATCTTGATTTGTttgaataataaatgaaaatcatgACAGAAAacacatataaaaaaaaaaagaatagatACCTCGTCAAGATAATAAATACCAAGGTAACCAGGCCCCTCGATATTTCAAAAACTCTAATGGGGTCTGGAGTCGCCAATGATCAGTTTAATTCATCACAAAAACGCATAATCTGtcaaaaacacttaaaaggactattttggtttttttttaccaaaaaacaATTTGTAGGGACAGTTTGGGTAAAAAGTGttaaaatcaataattttttACCAAATGAACAGTATGTAGGGATACCTTGGtctaaaacttttaaaataataaaaaaacagtATGCAGGGACAGTTTTGTCCAAAAATGTTcaaatcaaatatttttttaagtATAAAAACAGTATGCATGAGCATTTTGGTCCAATActgttaaaatcaaaattttataactataaaaatAGTATGTAGGGGCAGCCTGGTCTAAAACTGTTACAATCAAGTTTTTTTAAGTATAAAAATAGTATGCAGGAGCAGTTTGGTCCAAAAAtcttaaaatcaaatttttttaacTATAAAAACAATATGCGGGGTGGTTTCGTCCATAATTTTTAGAATAAAAAATTTCTAACTATAAGAACATTATGCAGGGGCATTTTGGTCCAAAActgttaaaatcaaaattttaactaTAAATATAGTATGCAGTGGCAGTTTGGTCCAGAACCGTTATAATCAAATTTTTTTTAGCTATAAAAACAGTATGTAGGGGCAGTTTGGTCAAAGAatcttaaaatcaaaatttttaactATAAAAACTATACGCAGGGGCAGTTTGGTCCAAAACTGTTAGAATAAAAAATTTCTAAATATAAAAACAGTATGCAGGGGCAGTTTACAGAGTTGTTGACCAAAAAAACTTTGCATTAAggacctatttaaagaacccaaTGTCACAAATTGCTACACTATGTCATATTTCAGTGCAGGAGTTGTATCCAGGGTTATTTTAGAATTATATAATGCAAAAAGATGAAAATTACTAATGAATAGGTGTAGTAATTGTTGCTCTTGGATATTCCCATTCGTGGGTTCAATATTTGAAGCATAACGATCTTATACAATTTCTAAAACTACTTTTTGAAGCATAACCATACATTATAACAAAAGAATATTTTAATcctacaataataataaaaatattagtgAATTAAGTTTTTTTATTAGAGTCCATTATAAATAATGGTAAAAAGTAATATCCTCGTCAATTTTTAGCCTTTGAGCTGTTTTTTCTCAACATACTTTCAGAAATCCTACAAAATATAATTATTAGTCAAATGTCTAAAACACCATTCAATAAGAATAATTATTTACTCATTAAAATAGTTGAGaagattaataatataatttttcttttaaagaaaattacattagaaaataaataaattctaCCAAAATTAAGCATTATATTTGGTTTATCGCTTAATTTAAACCTAAATTGTTCAAAAAAATGAGAATCATAACCAGATTTAATCAAATGTCGAACCCTTTCATCTTGTTAAACAAAGGGTTATTATGTGTTGCAAATATAAAAAAACGGATAAATATATTtcataaaaccaaaaaaaaaggTTAACTTGCACAGGTTAAGTCCTCCAACTAAACAACAACACATCACTTTGAATATTATCCTCTTTAGGATGAGGTTTTATGACCGATGTTGTTTTAAGCAAAGAATAAGTAGGATTAAATTCAACAAATCAATTAAACTCCACAAACAAAAATATCTACAAAGCATGGGTGATTAAAATAAAGGATTACTTGAATAATTAAATACAAAAAGTTATGGTTTTCAAATCCACTTGTTGTGAAgattatatataatatttgatGCGAAAATATGAACACTTTATTAGTGTGAAATTACAAATTATGATGCTATAATTAAATCGACTTTAAGAATAGTTATATATAATACACAAACTAATTCATTTACTTTATTAGAAATTAAGTAGATTAAGAACATAAAGAAAGATTCGTTGTATTGATATCTAGCTCATTAAAGATCACCAAGACTGAATTTTACAACTAAAAACAATTGTTTCAGGGACCAAACATGAGTGTGAAGCTTCTTGATCGGCTGGGAATTGAAGAAAAGAAACAGGGCTTCATTTTTCTTCAAGCCATTTTTTTGTGAAAAATATTCAGAACTCTAGAAAAAAGTGTGACAGAGGGTAGAACGGTACTTGAAATCAAGAGTGCAGTCAAGATCTTCTACAGACTTCAACATCCCTTGTTTCTTCACAATTTGACTATTGAACTCTAAAAGCTTTAAAAGAAAATCAATTAAAGAAGCTAATCAGTAGTTAAGATGATGAAATCATCAAAGATGTATTTTCATGGCTATTTTATCAAACCTTAATCTGCATCAATGGCCTCTAGTGGATATTATGGCAACAAATAGCAACTACAAATTGAGCGCAACAATGGAAGTTTATGCAATCACCATCCGTGAGTTCGACTTATGCCTTGTGCCTGTGGAATTCTTTCAAACAAGCACGCATAGTCTCCTTTTACTTCTTTGACCATACTGTAGTCGAAATAAATAAGGTAATAAGGTGAAGGTGATAACCCCCATACAGCAAACGCAGGTGCACAAACGGGAACTAAAGAGACGGCAAACATGCAATAAAAACAACCAATCGGCTAAAATCTAGccataaataacaaaaaacaattcgaggcctagaaattgacgaatttcagtaggcgtcttgggtgctgactagttctcaatggctttaattttggatgggtccacgtggattccttcttcgcttaccacatgtcctaagaattcgactcttcggatccaaaattcacattttgagaacttcgcataaagtttctcctttcgtaatgtccctagaacttgtcgcaggtgatcaccatgttcctccttacttcgggagtagatcaggatgtcgtcaatgaaaacgatgacgaactgatccaagtaaggtcggcatactctattcatcagatccatgaagactacgggcgcattggtcaatccgaatggcatcaccacgaactcgtaatgtccgtaacgagttcggaaggctgtcttcggcacatcctcctctagtactcgtaactggtgatatccggatctcagatcaattttggaaaaataattctCCCCTTGCAGTtagtcaaatagatcgtctatgcgaggcagagggtaacgattcttgaccgtcagttgttgagttctctatagtcgatacacatacggaatgatccgtctttcttcttaacaccGGTGCTCCACAAGGTGAGAAattcggtcttataaagcccttactgagcagttcgttaagttgaccagagagttcctgcatcttagctggtgctaagcggtagggcgacttggctactggggtagctcctgggactaagtcgattctgaactcgacctgccgtTGTAGTAGCAATGGCAAGGAGACTAATCCCGATATTCTTTCCCGGAGGATTCTATTGATCCAAGACCTGTTATTCACAAATGATTGTGATTGTGGAGTTGAGGCAGGGAACGGTGCTAGACGACTCGGAGATTCTACCCTACCTTTTTCCCAGGATTTGATTGCTGCTTGACGAGAAAAAAACTGATTGGAAGAATCGCT
The genomic region above belongs to Lactuca sativa cultivar Salinas chromosome 4, Lsat_Salinas_v11, whole genome shotgun sequence and contains:
- the LOC111902278 gene encoding transcription factor TCP5; translated protein: MFNNTSEGKDVRAKQEGSSNEHIFPKHTSTSRQWAGFKNPRIVRVSKDFGGKDRHSKVCTVKGLRDRRIRLSVPTAIQLYDLQDRLGLNQPSKVIDWLLDSTKDDIDKLPPLQMIPGDLNQFHQAPTTFIPQDLNSPQISFSHFLTNPNATFVKDVGNRTLLYTKQGMKLDNDHGINGDNQRMKGKEAVVENKWNEQENGDGNGGLNFFPIPQYSYPGLFPYNPSYNWEPNSNVAISQFGNQGLISSHTDPSMALPSASQFLFCPPSAITPPAFSPYLMPTLGENYDLARQNNNFHLVSSSSPNVQPNFLLPLLNANDSQERVPFSLDAHPNVRSQKNVDS